The following coding sequences lie in one Capsicum annuum cultivar UCD-10X-F1 chromosome 5, UCD10Xv1.1, whole genome shotgun sequence genomic window:
- the LOC107870318 gene encoding BURP domain-containing protein 5 encodes MAMLYQYYFFTLLSLVFVVISHAANLSPEVYWKIKLPNTPMPKPIKDALHISGKTSQPYGGLTWDWFHVFSKNELHKLHQLSQPYGVYFYGVSLKNLNEDHLVTRFFFETDLHQGKKVNLKSLKNNNPAPILPRKVVDSISFSSNRIEEILDHFSVDNNSEDAKVIKRTVELCEQPAADGEIKYCATSLESIIDFASSRLETNNILAIHTEVEKETPVLQTYTIKEVKEKANGKCVICHKVPYPYAVHFCHDVGSTRAFRVTMVGADGTKVNAVSVCHEDTASMNPKALVFQLLNIKPGDKPICHFIMDDQIALFPSQNAVLQMAEG; translated from the exons ATGGCGATGCTTTACCAATATTACTTCTTCACACTTCTTTCT CTTGTTTTTGTCGTAATTAGTCATGCAGCAAATTTATCTCCTGAGGTGTATTGGAAAATCAAACTGCCCAATACTCCTATGCCCAAACCTATCAAGGATGCCCTACACATTTCTG GGAAAACGTCCCAACCATATGGAGGTCTTACTTGGGATTGGTTTCACGTTTTCTCCAAGAACGAGCTACACAAATTACACCAATTAAGCCAACCATATGGAGTGTACTTTTATGGTGTTTCTTTGAAAAACCTTAATGAAGATCACCTAGTTACACGTTTCTTTTTTGAAACCGATTTACATCAAGGGAAAAAAGTGAATCTTAAGTCGCTCAAAAACAACAATCCAGCTCCCATTTTGCCTCGCAAAGTTGTAGATTCCATCTCTTTCTCATCGAACAGAATTGAGGAAATTCTTGATCACTTTTCTGTTGACAACAATTCAGAAGATGCTAAAGTGATCAAGAGAACAGTCGAACTCTGTGAACAGCCCGCAGCTGATGGAGAGATAAAATATTGTGCCACTTCCTTGGAATCTATAATTGATTTCGCCTCATCTCGCTTGGAAACAAACAATATTTTGGCAATTCACACCGAGGTAGAGAAGGAAACTCCAGTGCTGCAAACATATACTATCAAAGAAGTGAAAGAGAAAGCAAACGGTAAATGTGTCATATGCCACAAAGTACCTTACCCATATGCAGTACACTTTTGCCATGATGTAGGAAGCACCAGGGCTTTTAGGGTCACTATGGTGGGTGCTGATGGAACAAAAGTTAATGCAGTATCAGTCTGCCATGAGGATACTGCATCCATGAATCCTAAGGCATTGGTTTTTCAGTTGCTCAATATTAAGCCCGGAGATAAGCCTATTTGCCATTTTATTATGGATGATCAAATTGCCCTGTTTCCTTCACAAAACGCAGTTCTTCAAATGGCTGAAGGCTAA